The Pyrus communis chromosome 2, drPyrComm1.1, whole genome shotgun sequence genome includes a window with the following:
- the LOC137725791 gene encoding zinc finger protein GIS2-like, giving the protein MSSDSRSRSRSRSPSDRKIRSDRFSYRDAPYRRDGGRRGFSRDNLCKNCKRPGHFARECPNVAICHNCGLPGHIASECTTKSLCWNCREPGHMAGNCPNEGICHTCSKTGHRARDCTAPPMPPGDLRLCNNCYKQGHIAADCTNDKACNNCRKTGHLARDCPNEPICNLCNVSGHVARQCPRANVLGERGGGGGVGGGMGGRGGSYRDVVCRNCQQLGHMSRDCMGPLMICHNCGGRGHLAYECPSGRFMDRYPRRY; this is encoded by the exons ATGAGTTCAGACAGCAGGAGCCGGAGCAGGAGCAGGAGCCCTTCAGATCGGAAGATCCGTTCTGATCGTTTTTCCTACCGTGATGCACCTTACAGGAGAGATGGAGGACGTCGGGGTTTCAG CCGAGACAATCTGTGCAAGAACTGCAAACGGCCAGGCCATTTTGCTAGAGAATGCCCCAATGTTGCAATTTGTCATAATTGTGGTCTTCCTGG GCACATTGCTTCAGAGTGTACAACAAAGTCACTATGTTGGAACTGCCGGGAACCTGGTCACATGGCCGGTAACTGCCCAAATGAAGGCATCTGCCACACTTGTAGTAAGACTGGACATCGCGCCCGAGACTGCACAGCTCCCCCAATGCCACCTGGGGACTTGAGGTTGTGCAACAACTGCTACAAGCAGGGTCATATTGCAGCTGACTGCACAAATGATAAGGCATGTAACAACTGTAGGAAGACGGGTCACCTGGCACGTGATTGCCCAAACGAACCCATCTGCAACTTATGCAATGTATCGGGGCATGTGGCGAGACAGTGCCCCAGAGCCAATGTTTTGGGAGAGCGGGGAGGTGGAGGAGGTGTAGGTGGTGGAATGGGGGGACGCGGAGGCAGTTACCGTGACGTTGTATGTAGGAACTGCCAGCAACTTGGCCACATGAGCAGGGATTGCATGGGCCCCCTGATGATCTGTCACAACTGTGGGGGACGAGGACACTTGGCATACGAGTGCCCTTCGGGAAGATTCATGGATCGCTACCCCAGGAGGTACTGA